In the genome of Actinomadura graeca, one region contains:
- a CDS encoding CaiB/BaiF CoA transferase family protein: protein MSGPLCDLVVLDLSRALAGPHAAMMLGDMGARVIKVEHPRGGDDTRGWGPPFVGPEDARESTYFLSCNRNKESVLLDLKSDEGRRTLTRLVRRSDVLVENFRTGVLDRLGFPMEELHRLNPRLVVLSITGFGHDGPQGGRPGYDQIAQGEAGLMSLTGPGPDEPTRIGVPVGDVLAGMYGAYGVLAALHERERTGAGRVVRTSLLAAIVGVHAFQGTNYTVAGKVGRAQGNLHPSLQPYGSYRCRDAVIQVAVGGERLWQGFAPLVGLAADDPRFALNADRVANRDELTDAINAAFAGRGVDELLAELAEAGIPAGEVRTLDRVYEWDQTRSQGLVLDLVHSTLGRVRIPGPPVRLDGGGRRRHEAPPALGQHTHAVLDWLDAEDAREQHAAARQGRGTAAVGA, encoded by the coding sequence TCTCCCGCGCCCTCGCCGGCCCCCATGCCGCGATGATGCTCGGCGACATGGGCGCCCGCGTCATCAAGGTCGAGCACCCCCGGGGCGGGGACGACACCCGCGGCTGGGGGCCGCCGTTCGTCGGGCCCGAGGACGCCCGCGAGTCGACGTACTTCCTGTCCTGCAACCGCAACAAGGAGTCCGTGCTCCTGGACCTGAAGTCCGACGAGGGGCGGCGCACGCTGACCCGGCTGGTCCGGCGCAGCGACGTGCTGGTCGAGAACTTCCGCACCGGCGTCCTGGACCGGCTCGGCTTCCCGATGGAGGAGCTGCACCGGCTCAACCCCCGCCTGGTGGTCCTGTCGATCACCGGTTTCGGGCACGACGGCCCCCAGGGCGGGCGGCCGGGCTACGACCAGATCGCCCAGGGTGAGGCCGGGCTGATGAGCCTGACCGGGCCCGGCCCGGACGAGCCGACCCGCATCGGCGTGCCGGTCGGGGACGTCCTGGCCGGCATGTACGGCGCGTACGGCGTGCTGGCCGCGCTGCACGAGCGCGAGCGCACCGGCGCCGGGCGCGTGGTCCGCACCTCGCTGCTGGCCGCGATCGTCGGCGTGCACGCCTTCCAGGGCACGAACTACACGGTCGCCGGGAAGGTCGGGCGCGCGCAGGGCAACCTGCACCCCTCGCTCCAGCCCTACGGCTCCTACCGGTGCCGGGACGCGGTCATCCAGGTCGCCGTGGGCGGCGAGCGGCTCTGGCAGGGCTTCGCCCCGCTGGTCGGGCTCGCCGCGGACGACCCGCGGTTCGCCCTCAACGCCGACCGCGTCGCCAACCGCGACGAGCTCACCGACGCCATCAACGCGGCGTTCGCCGGCCGGGGCGTGGACGAGCTGCTGGCGGAACTGGCCGAGGCCGGGATCCCGGCGGGCGAGGTCCGCACCCTGGACCGGGTGTACGAGTGGGACCAGACGCGGTCCCAGGGGCTGGTGCTCGACCTCGTGCACAGCACGCTCGGGCGGGTGCGCATCCCGGGCCCGCCCGTCCGCCTCGACGGCGGCGGCCGTCGCCGGCACGAGGCGCCCCCTGCCCTGGGCCAGCACACGCACGCGGTCCTGGACTGGCTCGACGCCGAGGACGCCCGCGAGCAGCACGCCGCCGCCCGGCAGGGGCGCGGCACCGCGGCGGTGGGCGCGTGA